In Anaerolineae bacterium, the genomic stretch AGCCCTGCAATTTCTGCGATACCGCCTGCTACTGATTTTTGTGGTAGCGTTTCCCATCTGGAATCTGACCTCGGTGGCCCAGATGGTTTCGCGGGGAATTATGCACATTCCCACTGCAGTGTACGACCAAAATCAAAGCCGGACCAGCCGAGAGTTGGTGACCATGCTCACCAACTCCGACGTTTTTGAGGTCAATGATTACGCCAGCAACCAGGCCGAACTGAATGAACTACTAGAACGAGGCACGGCCAAAGTGGGCCTGATCATTCCCCCCACTTTTAGCCGGGATGTGGAAAGGCAGACGGCCACGGTGCAAGTACTGCTGGATGGCAGCGAAACCTCCACCGCCCTCATCGCCCAGGCCTACCTGGAAGGCATGGCCTACGTGTACGTTCAGCGGGTGCTGGCCGGGGCAACGGTTCTGCCAGGCGAATTGGCCCAGATTGATACCCGCGCCCGCACTTGGTTCAACGAAGACATGCGCCGCGAAGTTTTTCAACTGCCCGGCGAAATGGCCGGGGGCCTGGCCATGTTGTCCGTGCTCCTGCCGGCTCTGGCCATCATCAAAGAACGCGAAGAAGGCACGCTGGAACAACTCTTTGTCACCCCGCTGCGTTCCTTTGAACTGGTCATCGGCAAAAGCCTGCTCACGCTGGTCATTGCCTATCTAGCGTTTTTGGGGATGCTGAGTTTGAACGTGCTGCATTTTGCGGTGCCGCTGCGCGGGTCGCTGGCGCTGCTGCTGGTCCTGACCGGTTTGTACATTTTTGTCGAGATGGGCTGGGGTTTGCTCATTTCGGCTACGGCCAGAACTCAGGGCCAGGGATTCTTAGGGGCGTTCATCATTGTTATCCTCGAAGTTATCCTCTCCGGCCAGGTTTTGCCGGTGGAGTATATGCCACGCGCCGCTCAGGTTATTGGGTACTTGATGCCCAATCGCCACTATACCACCATTGTCCGCAACATCATGCTCAAAGGTTCTACCCTGGCCGACCTGTGGCCCCAACTGATCGCGCTGGGTGTAGTGGGTCTTGTGCTCTATATGCTGGCGGTGAATCGCCTGCAAAAAAGGTTGGAGTAAGTGGCGTCTCTGTTCTTTAACAATCATATATTCTCTGTTTGACCTTCAAGGTCTGGCGGATCATAGTACTCCGGTACAATTTGCCCCTGGGGGATTTCGTGCTATATTTTTGATTGACTAATCAGTCAATTAAAAACAGAAAGGAATCCATAAATTATGCCTCGTACCGCAGCGCAAAACAAACAAATCCGCCAGACGCGAACCCAACAAATCCTTGAAGCGGCCCGAAAGGTTTTTGCCGAACAAGGTTTCCACAACACCCGCATGTCCGACATCGCTCAGGCCATTGGCTCCAGCCAGGGCACGCTGTACCACTACTATCGCAGCAAAGATGAGCTTTTTCTGGCGGTGCTCAACGTTTGGAACGAACAAATTGAAGCCATTGTCAAACAATTGCCGCAAAGCGACGCCCATGTAACGGATAAATTCTGGCTGGTCAATCAACTGGCGGTGAGCTTTTTTGAAACCGGCGAAGATTTACTGCCCGTTCTGGTGGAATATTGGGCCTACCTCCTGCACAATCCTGCCGCTGCAGCCGGTTTTAAGGAGTTTTTCCTGGTTATGCAACAGTCGTTCAAAGACATCATCCGGGAGGGCATTGCCGCCGGAGAATTTAAGCCCGTTGACGTTGAACTGGCTTCGGCCCTGCCCCTGATCATCTTGGACGGCGTCACCTTGCTGACCGCCATTCTCGGCCAAAACTTGATGCAGCCGGCTGAACAAGTCAAACTCGCGCAGCAGCTTGTGTTTGAGGGGTTCCTGACCAAACCGGAGGCGACGGCATGAGGGCCTTTTGGGCAATTGCGCACAACGAAATGGCGCAGCTTTACCGCGATATGTGGTACCTGTTTTTGCTGACCATCGGCGGGATGGCCTCGCTCATTATTATGGCCTATACCATGTCGGCCGATATTGAGCGGGTGGAAACGCTGATGGTAGACCTGGACCAAAGCCGTGAGAGCCGCCGCTTTATCCAGGCCCTGCAAAACGACACCTTTTTTGCTCTCAATTTTATGGCCGGCCGCCGGGCCGCCGAGCAACACTTGCAGGAAGGCACGGCTCGCGTGGTCATCATCATCCCGGCTGATTACGGCCAACGTCTCAACCGGGGCGAAACGGTTCAGGTGCAAGCCCTCATTGACGGCAGCATCCCCAATATCGCCGAGCCGGCCCGCGCCCATCTCTCGGCCCTGACCCGTCGTTTGGCGCAGGACGTGCTGGTTGAACAGTTGACCCGGCAGGGAATGGCCGCTGCCGCGTCGCCGGCGTTTCAGCCTCGCGTGCGTTACAACGCCGCGCTCAAAACCATTGTCAGCGTAATACCGGGCATGATGGGCATTGTGCTGTCCATTTCGGCGGTGGGGGCAGCCTCGGCCCTGGGCCGCGAGCGAGAACGGGGCACGTTTGAAATGCTCATCTGCACGCCGTTGGGTCGCTGGCCGCTGCTGCTGGGCCGGGTTTGCCCTTACGTGCTCATCGGCCTGCTCGACGTGATCCTGTTTGCCGCCATTGGCCACTTTATTTTTAACATGCCCCTGCGCGGCAACCTGGTTTTGTTTGTTCTGTTGAGTTGCGCCTATCTTTTTGCCATCACCAGCACCGGCGTGCTGATTGCCCAATTTGTGCAAACGCAACACGCGGCAATGATTATCACCTTTATGTTGTTTGGCATTGCTCCGGCCTATCTATCCGACATCTTTTTTCCGGTTTTTACCATGCCTGCTTGGCTACAACAGGAATCGGCCCTGATGCCCGCCACGCACTTTACTGCCATTGCGCGAGGCATTTTTCTCAAGGGCGTTGGCTGGCAAGCTTTGTGGCCAAACACGCTAGCCCTGCTGCTCACCGGCATGGTGATGAGTACGCTAGCTTATCTACGCTTCCAGAAGAAGTTGGGGTGAGAGCATGAACGTCGTCCGCCGCATCAGCCACATTGCCCTCAAAGAATTTTTGGAACTCTGGCGACACGCCGGGATTGTGGCCTTTGTGCTGGCCATTCCCATGATTGAAGTGATTGTGCTGGGTTACGCCACTTCAGGCGATATCCAGAACCTGCCCGCCGCCGTTTACGACGCCGACCGCACTGCCGCCAGCCGCCGCCTGATCAAGACCATTGAGGAGGATCGCGGCTTTCAAGTGACCCACCTGGCCGATGACCTGGCCCAGGCCGAACGGATGCTGGAGCAAAACCAGATTAGCGCCTTTTTTGTTATCCCGCCGGGTTTTGAGCAAACCCTGCTGGATGGCCGGGATACTGCCGCCGTAGCCGTGGTGATTGACGGCAGCAATACGGCTGTAGCCAACTACACTGCCATCTATGCTGACGAGGTAGGGGGACACTTTGCCGTGCAGAACTTGGGCGGGCCAAATCTGCATCCGCAAAAACAGACAATATTGCCTATCCAAACCGAAACCCGCATCTGGTACAACCAAACCCTGCGCCGCGAGAATTTCTACGTGCCGGCCTTGTTGGGCACTATGTTGTCGCTGGTGATTCTGGCGATTACGGCCATCAGCATTGTGCGCGAGCGCGAGCGGGGCACGCTGGAACAACTCATGGTTTCGCCGACC encodes the following:
- a CDS encoding ABC transporter permease, whose protein sequence is MNVVRRISHIALKEFLELWRHAGIVAFVLAIPMIEVIVLGYATSGDIQNLPAAVYDADRTAASRRLIKTIEEDRGFQVTHLADDLAQAERMLEQNQISAFFVIPPGFEQTLLDGRDTAAVAVVIDGSNTAVANYTAIYADEVGGHFAVQNLGGPNLHPQKQTILPIQTETRIWYNQTLRRENFYVPALLGTMLSLVILAITAISIVRERERGTLEQLMVSPTRPAELIAGKLAPIVFIAYFELGMMLVIVLRLFDIPIKGSLALYVALMSVYMLAEMGIGILISTVSRNQAQALPSIFLLVTVYGILAGFMTPVETMPAVAQWLSNLIPLKYFINITRELFAKGAGLESLIPQLIPLIVMSAILFTASILLLRRRLI
- a CDS encoding ABC transporter permease; the protein is ALQFLRYRLLLIFVVAFPIWNLTSVAQMVSRGIMHIPTAVYDQNQSRTSRELVTMLTNSDVFEVNDYASNQAELNELLERGTAKVGLIIPPTFSRDVERQTATVQVLLDGSETSTALIAQAYLEGMAYVYVQRVLAGATVLPGELAQIDTRARTWFNEDMRREVFQLPGEMAGGLAMLSVLLPALAIIKEREEGTLEQLFVTPLRSFELVIGKSLLTLVIAYLAFLGMLSLNVLHFAVPLRGSLALLLVLTGLYIFVEMGWGLLISATARTQGQGFLGAFIIVILEVILSGQVLPVEYMPRAAQVIGYLMPNRHYTTIVRNIMLKGSTLADLWPQLIALGVVGLVLYMLAVNRLQKRLE
- a CDS encoding ABC transporter permease; amino-acid sequence: MRAFWAIAHNEMAQLYRDMWYLFLLTIGGMASLIIMAYTMSADIERVETLMVDLDQSRESRRFIQALQNDTFFALNFMAGRRAAEQHLQEGTARVVIIIPADYGQRLNRGETVQVQALIDGSIPNIAEPARAHLSALTRRLAQDVLVEQLTRQGMAAAASPAFQPRVRYNAALKTIVSVIPGMMGIVLSISAVGAASALGRERERGTFEMLICTPLGRWPLLLGRVCPYVLIGLLDVILFAAIGHFIFNMPLRGNLVLFVLLSCAYLFAITSTGVLIAQFVQTQHAAMIITFMLFGIAPAYLSDIFFPVFTMPAWLQQESALMPATHFTAIARGIFLKGVGWQALWPNTLALLLTGMVMSTLAYLRFQKKLG
- a CDS encoding TetR/AcrR family transcriptional regulator; this translates as MPRTAAQNKQIRQTRTQQILEAARKVFAEQGFHNTRMSDIAQAIGSSQGTLYHYYRSKDELFLAVLNVWNEQIEAIVKQLPQSDAHVTDKFWLVNQLAVSFFETGEDLLPVLVEYWAYLLHNPAAAAGFKEFFLVMQQSFKDIIREGIAAGEFKPVDVELASALPLIILDGVTLLTAILGQNLMQPAEQVKLAQQLVFEGFLTKPEATA